The Colias croceus chromosome 23, ilColCroc2.1 genome window below encodes:
- the LOC123702226 gene encoding uncharacterized protein LOC123702226 produces MEKPSYKLVGAPCGQHGQYTFYKALRLTGPLERIIAIGDFFFVRVWQDSELVSIGELQLLWTDRVSDQTLVSLRLYFLPENTPDGRGQHGQDEVLAINDKVVLRAEDLLSWVCSGTGWRWGLRAVWRGACAPPSEPKHTAPLHHTRLDFSDVEREKSAMSLDTDSPGVVVFSYPRYCRYRALAARLDGIQSAWLRDSLVAALGGYAAPTSNTRILYCKDTFEYPELEGHEFVCNHLAPKLKGRPRGRRRARARSRDRDHDPDRDRDSRSSDSDVTPTEPRTPRRVSLRNGGDKQSEEEDETESRVAEREDRDREEREEKRPDRDEKRQESVKDEEFLQQLREFYKDRSYMKIAHTKNISLRKLYGRVRSCGGYEAACRGRVWKLLYGGLAPRARRLYERFLLLFENHQRRENPKLFPKLNGKIDEPKTIDTIDVTDSPLRDIDNKTDLPEKRLRTPSPKADEKLILDNETGELLKEDMNITSKPAEELNREFLESLTKEKEEEKGEDEGKRGEEGKRGEEGKGEVKISVKPVEKLIDVGVEDRKDGKEFLNELAQKLHLGNSDTTILKELSDAQSSIASNALTSLSTLSEKYAVNGHNSVTAVNLDQHKARPAGRSSLRAVRVKPTRPHQPNNTPPQPAVRVEASPPPPAPVTNFGIHHPAPPPPHSDDEIVEVPYKPKTPEIIDLDEYPESPQSVKKKKLEILKERGLEVTAVPPTPIWPTPLATPLTPITPLINPAPIILNPAVQHQIMTQAQLFQMYNIIPPNYGNGLQPPKVIQATSAFGTCGPEKTVYGNPKDPFMPPPHVLQGTPIKPQRAIQPSVPTPQDILDLTCKSQSPPPQKPAVEIVRIPQSVTPTPQNLTKNYTLLDGKAVVGSNLEITLVNPKTPTQKRPPQKRSSNGKFTSAKTPTPPKDYPKPFPSPSGVKKAPIVVPNYQISRDDVSPTSSTGSKDSQNAMPNNLLTNVFKGQNLTQMMDMQKGPVNPFMDPMYMNAFYSSLGQMDQRQLALYRDFMANQFRGYSGLLNIGTPTTKN; encoded by the exons GACGAAGTACTCGCAATCAACGACAAAGTGGTCCTGCGTGCTGAGGACCTCCTCTCCTGGGTGTGCTCCGGTACGGGCTGGCGCTGGGGGCTCCGCGCAGTATGGCGGGGCGCGTGCGCTCCGCCCAGTGAGCCGAAGCATACTGCGCCATTGCATCATACGAGACTGGACTTTAGTGATGTTGAGAGAGAGAAGAGTGCTATGT CACTAGACACCGACAGTCCAGGCGTCGTAGTATTCTCCTACCCCCGCTACTGCAGATACCGTGCACTAGCGGCCAGACTGGACGGCATCCAATCCGCCTGGCTGCGGGACTCGCTGGTGGCCGCGCTCGGCGGGTACGCGGCACCCACCAGTAATACCCGGATACTGTACTGCAAG GACACCTTCGAGTACCCAGAACTGGAAGGCCACGAGTTCGTATGCAACCATCTCGCGCCGAAACTAAAAGGACGACCACGTGGTCGGCGGCGGGCACGGGCGCGGTCGCGTGACCGTGACCACGACCCTGACCGTGACCGTGACTCGCGGTCGAGTGACAGTGACGTCACGCCGACGGAGCCGAGG ACACCACGCCGAGTATCCCTCCGAAACGGCGGCGACAAACAGAGTGAAGAAGAAGACGAAACAGAGAGCAGAGTGGCGGAGAGAGAAGATAGAGATAGAGAGGAGAGAGAAGAGAAGAGACCGGATAGAGACGAGAAGAGACAGGAGAGCGTGAAGGATGAAGAGTTCCTACAGCAGTTGAGAGAGTTTTATAAAGACAGGAGTTATATGAAGATTGCGCATACGAAAAATA TATCCCTCCGCAAATTATACGGACGGGTTAGATCTTGTGGCGGCTACGAAGCGGCGTGCAGAGGGCGGGTTTGGAAGTTACTGTATGGAGGTCTAGCGCCGAGGGCTAGGAGGCTATATGAGAG ATTCCTGCTTCTCTTCGAGAACCATCAACGACGGGAAAACCCAAAACTCTTCCCCAAATTAAACGGCAAAATAGACGAACCAAAAACCATAGACACGATAGACGTCACCGACTCGCCTCTACGCGACATAGACAACAAAACCGACTTGCCAGAAAAGAGGTTACGCACTCCAAGCCCGAAAGCCGACGAAAAACTCATTTTGGACAATGAAACTGGGGAATTACTAAAAGAGGACATGAATATTACCTCAAAACCCGCGGAGGAGTTAAATAGGGAGTTTCTAGAGTCGCTAACAAAGGAGAAGGAAGAGGAAAAGGGGGAAGATGAGGGAAAGAGGGGAGAGGAGGGAAAGAGGGGAGAGGAGGGAAAAGGGGAGGTGAAGATATCGGTGAAGCCGGTGGAAAAGTTGATAGATGTGGGGGTTGAAGATAGGAAAGATGGCAAagagtttctaaatgaactcgCGCAGAAGTTGCATTTAG gTAATTCAGACACGACAATACTAAAGGAGCTATCAGACGCGCAGAGTAGCATTGCTTCGAACGCATTAACTAGCCTATCGACTTTAAGTGAGAAATACGCAGTAAACGGCCATAATTCAGTCACAGCAGTTAATTTAGATcag CACAAAGCACGTCCGGCCGGCCGCAGCTCGCTGCGAGCTGTGCGCGTCAAACCGACCCGACCGCACCAACCGAACAACACAC cCCCACAACCAGCAGTTCGCGTAGAAGCGTCCCCACCACCACCGGCCCCAGTCACCAACTTTGGTATTCACCACCCCGCACCACCACCCCCACATAGTGATGATGAAATCGTTGag GTACCATACAAACCAAAAACACCAGAAATCATAGACTTAGACGAGTACCCGGAGAGTCCACAGAGCGTCAAGAAGAAAAAGCTGGAAATCCTCAAAGAACGGGGTTTAGAAGTTACTGCCGTACCACCGACCCCTATTTGGCCGACACCCCTAGCAACACCTTTGACCCCCATAACCCCGTTAATAAACCCCGCGCCTATTATTCTTAACCCCGCAGTACAACATCAAATAATGACGCAAGCGCAACTATTccaaatgtataatattatcccACCAAATTACGGTAATGGCCTTCAACCCCCAAAAGTTATTCAAGCCACCAGCGCCTTTGGAACATGTGGGCCAGAGAAAACAGTTTACGGCAACCCCAAAGACCCCTTCATGCCGCCCCCACACGTGCTCCAAGGAACCCCCATCAAACCCCAAAGGGCCATACAACCCTCTGTACCGACCCCTCAAGATATCCTCGACCTAACTTGCAAATCCCAATCTCCGCCCCCACAAAAACCAGCTGTGGAAATAGTTAGAATACCACAATCTGTGACTCCCACGCCGCAAAATTTGACCAAAAACTACACGCTTCTAGATGGTAAAGCGGTGGTCGGTTCCAACTTGGAAATAACGCTCGTCAACCCGAAAACACCTACGCAAAAACGGCCGCCGCAAAAACGGTCCTCGAACGGCAAATTCACATCAGCAAAAACGCCAACACCACCGAAAGATTACCCCAAACCGTTCCCATCTCCATCTGGGGTCAAAAAGGCCCCCATAGTGGTCCCCAACTACCAAATATCGCGCGATGACGTATCCCCAACCAGTTCAACGGGGTCAAAGGACTCGCAAAACGCGATGCCAAACAATTTGCTTACAAATGTGTTCAAAGGTCAGAATTTGACCCAAATGATGGATATGCAAAAGGGCCCCGTCAACCCCTTCATGGACCCGATGTATATGAACGCGTTCTACAGTAGTTTGGGCCAAATGGACCAGAGACAATTGGCCCTGTATAGGGACTTTATGGCCAATCAGTTTAGGGGTTACTCGGGCCTTTTGAACATTGGAACGCCGACAACGAAAAATTAG